The window GACAAACCACCCACCACTTTAAATCCCCCTCAAAACCAACATTGTTTAACTTGCAGAATCCTCAATCCCATCGAACGACCGCCGAGCAAGAAGAAGCCGGAGAAAGTGCATTTCTTGATTACCGATGGAGCCCGCCACCCAATTCGCTGAAATCCCAGAGGCCAACGCCGCCGAGGAGCAGCAGAACCCGCTGGCCATGGCCCCCTTCGCCACCGCCTCCCTCTCCTTCTCATTGCCGACCGCCCTCCCCACCACCCACTTCTTCCAGCAGCCCAAGATCTCCGCCCTCTTCTCCGGCCAGCCCGCTAAGGCCAAGGTCCCCACCCAGGCCTCCTCCCTCGCCCACCTCTCCCTCTCCACCGCCGTCCCCATCCCCAGCAAGATTTCCTTCAAGTCCACCATCTCCGCCAACCCCCTCCAGAGCCCACTCTCCCTCGGCCCCCACCGCCCCCTCGACCCCAACAACGGCGCCGGCCTCCGCAAATGCTCCATCGTCCTCTTCCGCGCCGACCTCCGCGTCCACGACAATGAGTGCCTCAACGCGGCCAACAACGAGTCCATGTCCGTCCTCCCCGTCTTTTGCTTCGACCCCCGGGACTACGGCAAGTCCCCCTCCAGCGGGAAGGGCCCGTTCCAGGCCTCGTTCATGCTCGAGTCCGTCGCGGACCTCCGGAACAGCCTCCGCTCTCGCGGGTCCGACCTCGTCGTACGCATGGGCCGCCTCGAGGAGGTCCTCCCCGAGATGGCCAAGGCCGTCGGGGCCGATGCCGTGTACGTCAACAGGGAGGTGTCCAAGGACGCGGTGAAGTCCGAGGAGAGGATCGAGGCGGCCATGAAGGAGGAAGGAGTCGAGGTGAAGTACTTCTGGGGCAGCACCCTGTTCCATGTCGACGACCTGCCCTTCAAGCTCGAGGACATGCCCTCGAACTATGGCGGGTTCCGGGAGAAGGTTCAGGGCTTGGAGGTGAGGAAGACCATGGCTGCTTTGGACCAGTTGAAGGGCTTGCCCAAGAGGGGCGACGTCGAGCTCGGCGAGATGCCTTCTTTGGCCGATTTGGGTGTTAACCCGATTGCTCAGGTATATGTTTCTTCTTGCTCCAGCTTTCTTCGCCAATCTTTTGTTTCGACGCTGTTTCTCTTGTTGATTTATGGCCTTCCGATTGTTTATAATGCAATGCTGCTTGGTCATTGAAttgttttgtaatttattctttctggACTAATCAGAAACTTTTTAAAAGCCAAAAGTTTCGAGTCGTGTGTGCTCGATAAATGGCATCGAGCTGTTGTTCTTCATAGAAATGCTGGGGATCTTAGTGACAGATTTAACGTTTGTCTAATGCCTTGTGTACTAGAACAATCGCGTCACATGTCTCGATGTTTAACTTCAGCCATTTGCAAGCATTCTGACCTAAATGAGTTATGCTGTCCAGTAGACGTGTTGAGTACAGAAGATGCAGTACAGATTTGCTGTTTAAAACTAAATCATCGTGCACGTGGCATTAAAGTTCGTAAATCATGGATAAAACCTTGTAATAAACCGTGTTATGCCTATCTGGCGATTATGGCGTCATTGTGGTTTTTTGAACACGCAGGAGGGCAAGGCGGCTTCTATGCTTGGAGGAGAGAGCGAAGCCCTGCAGAGGATCAAGAAATTCGCAGCTGAGTGCCAGCAGCAGCCCAACAAGGGTACCAGCAGTGACAACATCTACGGTGCAAACTTCTCCAGCAAGATCGCTCCATGGCTCACAAATGGGTGCATCTCCCCGAGGACCATGTTTGATGAGCTCAAGAAGACTGCTTCCAAGTAAGCATTGTTCTGAATTCATTTTAGCTACATTTCATTGCAtagttaaatttaaatttccaTTTCTTCTAGTGCATTGTTTGGAAGAGGAGATCTTACTTTTTGGATGGGTTTCGTGAACAGTGCAATCTCTGCTGCTATTAAGCCGAATGATGGCGGTGATGGTGGATCCAACTGGTTGATGAATGAATTCTTGTGGAGGGATTTCTTCAGGTAATTTAATGAACTATCCTATCTTTTGGTTTAGTTATACCAGTACTTTAGGTGGTTTGCAAGCCCGAGTTTCCCAACAATAACTTGCAGTGGTAAACAAATTTTGTAGGATAGAAAAGTTGTGAAGGAAAGACTGCCTATACTTTCATAGCATGCCAAAATCGGGTGGCACTTAAAGCTCCATTATTGCTTGGGCTGTGCTAATTCCATTCAGACTTTCTTATCGGCCCCAGCTAGCGGAAACATGCTATAGCATTGACAATAGATTCGGATTctgtttctttctatttttcagaaaattgtTACGGATTATTGAAATGTCTCTTGGTCTAATAGAAAGTGGTAAAAGCAAATGTCACTTTGGGTTCGGTTTTTGTATGGGAGTTCCTACTGACTGGATGGCTGCGGTTTTGCTGATTGCCTTGCAGATTCGTCGCCAAGAAGTACAGTTCCCCAGTCGGTGCTCCAACCCCAGTGGGCGCAGGAGCTCTGGCTTGAGATTAGGATATGTAGCATTTCATCAGCCGTGGCGAAGACATCTTCAGGATCGGTTTCCTCCATTGGTTAATTTATGAAATCGTAAAGTCTGTAGCTCCACGGAGGTTTGAGTACTAGGGAGGTTTCTACAGGAGAAGCGGGGGGTCGATGGATTGATGGGGTTGGTCTTTGTTTTGTGTCTTTTATCTTATGGGTGCCAGAATAAACATGGTGAATGCAAACAATGGGAATGAAAGCATTTCGTTATATTTCTATAGAAATTGGCTTACTGTTTGGCAAATCTtgtctctcttctggttctaCCCCTTTCCCTGTCTGCTTCAATTGATAAACAGAACCTGTCTGGTTATTGATCATTTGTCTGAAAATTATCGGTACGGAAACGAATCTGAAGTTCACGGTCAAGAAGGTTGCCCGagggaggaaaagaaaaattgagattATAGGGATTCATAAAATTACCCTCTTAACTTTCCCTAATTTAGTGATCgttaattaatcataatattttttttaagggaCATTTTTGAGAGAAGAAAAGTTAgacatattattttctttctcctttttttaataGTAAGTAAAGTACAAATAATACGTTGTTacctataaaagaaaaaaaatgatatgctggttaaaaaaaacaaaaacttaatttttattatcattaatttcCCTAAGATGAATGTGTAATGCAATTATCTTGTCATCAGTTTATAGGCCGAGAGGAATCCAATTTGAAAGTTGGCTTGATCGTGTTCACAAGATACTATTAAGGAGTTTTGAACCCCCACACTATGTGTAAAACCTACTTATTGAAAGTTTAAAACCATATTCTTGCGGTTTCGTATCACAATTATTTAACATATGCTTAAACCCAACTCATGAAAAAATCACCGGACCATCTAGTTTGATTTGAGTGGACTTATTATGGGATAAATCTCTTTTAACCTGAACTTTTTCCATTCAAAAGACTCGATATTAAGAGATTATTTAAGGAGAACAAATGATGAATCAAGAAATATGAGTGATTAGATGATAATAAGtttctaattattataaatttttgggTAGGTATTAGCAATAATTATTagtgtatatattatatatatatatatatatcattaatatTTGACAGCCACAAGCGCTTAACATGGCAGCTAATCTCGAAGAGCCGAGAAGCCGTTAAGGATCCGTTCTTTTCTGTTGAAACAGTTGAACGAGTGCCGTGCGCTGCAGACCCTCGCACTCCGCTCCGCTCCACTCCActccatcatcttcttcttctttctcctcctTCCATTCGTAGAACTTCCTCCGGGACCTGTGAGATCTCTCTCACTGCGTTTCTCCGTGCACAGCGATGGAGTCCCTCGCGAGGTTTGTTAGCTCACCGGCGAGTCTTGTCCCACGCCATTCATTGTTCTGCGCCCCGAAGAGGGCA of the Punica granatum isolate Tunisia-2019 chromosome 6, ASM765513v2, whole genome shotgun sequence genome contains:
- the LOC116210908 gene encoding blue-light photoreceptor PHR2-like, with the translated sequence MEPATQFAEIPEANAAEEQQNPLAMAPFATASLSFSLPTALPTTHFFQQPKISALFSGQPAKAKVPTQASSLAHLSLSTAVPIPSKISFKSTISANPLQSPLSLGPHRPLDPNNGAGLRKCSIVLFRADLRVHDNECLNAANNESMSVLPVFCFDPRDYGKSPSSGKGPFQASFMLESVADLRNSLRSRGSDLVVRMGRLEEVLPEMAKAVGADAVYVNREVSKDAVKSEERIEAAMKEEGVEVKYFWGSTLFHVDDLPFKLEDMPSNYGGFREKVQGLEVRKTMAALDQLKGLPKRGDVELGEMPSLADLGVNPIAQEGKAASMLGGESEALQRIKKFAAECQQQPNKGTSSDNIYGANFSSKIAPWLTNGCISPRTMFDELKKTASNAISAAIKPNDGGDGGSNWLMNEFLWRDFFRFVAKKYSSPVGAPTPVGAGALA